DNA from Chlamydiota bacterium:
ACAATCCAAATCTCAATCAACACTACGCCTAAACCTGGGAAGCGATATTTCAACCCTAGACCCAAGACAAGCTGCTGATAATTACAATTATATCGCTGTGTCGCTTTTATATGACGGACTTTTTCGCATCGGCCCTGACCAAAAACCTCACTTCGCAATTTGCGAAAATTATAGTGTTTCTGAAGATCAAACAATTTACACTTTTTGTTTAAGAAAAGCGAAATGGGCCAATGGAAAACTGATCACTGCACAAGACTTTGCTTATAGCTGGTTGACTTCTCTAAATCCACTCAACCCCAGCCCCAATGCATATCAGTTATTCATGATTAAAAATGCCAATGAATATTTTGCAAATCGAGCCAACGAAGAAGATGTAGGGATTTGTGTCATTGATGACATGACACTTCAAGTCACCCTCAATCATCCCACGCCCTTTTTCATTGAAATCTTATGCAATCCACCTTTTTATCCAGTCAATAGCCATGCTGCCAAAATGGACGCCAATTGGCATAAAAGGCTATCCAAATTAGATCTGACAAATGGTCCTTTTAAGCTGAAAACCTGGGTACCTAATGATCGTCTTGTTTTTGAAAAAAGTCCGCTCTATTGGGATAAAAAACACATTTCTTTAAATCGTATCGAATTTTCCATGATTGAAGATGCCAACACAGAACTTCAATTATTTGAAAAGGGAGAACTGGATTGGGCAGGTGGCCCTATTTCACAAAGCTTACCTCTCGCATCCATTGAAACTCTCAAAAAACGCCATTTGTTACAAAATTCTGACCCTTATACTGTCTCTTGGTTGCTTTTTAACACCACACAAAAACCCTTTGATCATAAAAAATTCAGAAGGGCATTTTCACTTTCTTTAAACAGAAAAGAGCTCATGGAATTTGCAAAATTGCAAAATAATTTTCTTCCACAATCCCTTTTTCCTCCTCTAATGAGCTTAGGAAAACATTATTTTGAAGACGCAGATACTCAACAAGCAAAACAACTCTTTCAAGAAGCTTTAGAAGAGAGCAACCTCACAAAAGAAACCCTTCCCACTATTACTATTCATTGTCCTTCTTCTGAAGATGTGCAAAAACTGGTTGAAATTGTACAACAACAATGGGAAAAAACGTTTGATATCTCCATCAAATTAGAAAAAGTTGATTGGCCTGTTTACATGAGTCTATTACAGCAACGCCAATTCAATGTAGGTTTTATTTCTTGGGCACCCGAATATGATGATCTTTATTATTTTTTAAATATTTTTAAATCCAAAGAAAATACCCTCAACTTTCCAGGTTGGGAAAATAAAACCTTCAAAGCTTTGCTAGATATTGCAAGTGCTGCTACAAATACTTCTTTAAGAAAAGATCTATTAAAACGTGCAGAAACCATTATTTCTAACGAAATGCCTATGACACCTACTTATTACAGAGGGGATGATTTTGTTGTGAATCCACAATTAAAAGGTTTTTATTTTACACATATCGGCAATTTAGAACTTGCATATTCCTACTTTGAACAATGAGTTTTGATCCAAATAGACTCAAACAGTATCCGTCTGGCCCTGGCATCTATCTTATGAAAGATGCTTTTGGTACGATTTTATATGTAGGCAAAGCTAACTCACTAAACTCACGCTTAAAACAATACTTTCAAAAAAATTCTGACCTAAGAGCCATGATTCCCTATCTTTTGGAAAAAATTGACTCTATTGAAACCATTGTCACAAATTCTGAAAAAGAAGCTTTGATTTTAGAAAACAATCTAATCAAAAAACACAAACCCAAATACAACACACTTTTCAAAGATGATAAGTCATATGTATGCATTGCCATTAACATCAAACACTCTTTTCCCACCTTGCGCCTTGTGCGCTATCACATGCGTTCCAAAAGAGACGCTCTCTATTTTGGTCCTTATCCTAACGCATGGGTCGCAAAACAAACCATACAAGCGCTCTTTAGCATTTTTCAATTGCGTCAATGCTCTGATAGAGAATTGCAATCAAGATCTCGCCCTTGCATCTTGTATGGAATAAAAAAATGTACAGCTCCTTGCACTTTGCAAATTTCTAAAGAAGAATATGGGAAAAAAATTGAAGAAATCATCCAATTTTTAAAAGGAAATAACACCAAAGTTTTCAAAATGTTGGAAAGTGAAATGCAAAAAGCTTCAAAAAAATGTGCGTTTGAAAAAGCGAAAATGCTACTAGATCAGATCAACACCATTAAAAAACTTTTAGAAAGGCAAAAAGTCGAAACCAAGTTCAAATATAATATCGATTGTATCGGTTTTTTTCGTCTAAAAGAAGATTCAATGATCACGCTTTTATCTTTTAAAAAAGGGATGCTTGTGCACTCAAAACAGTACTTTTTATCTCAACATATTGAAAACATGAAAGAACTTTTAGAAACATTTTTAATCCAACATTACCTAACCATTCCTCATCTACCAGAAGTGTTACTCGTGCCTCATTTAAACACCCCTCTCAAAGTTTTAGAAACCATTCTTTTAGAAAAGCGCAAAAAACAAATCAAAATACAAACACCTGTAAAAGGCTTTAAACTCAATTTGCTTAAAATGGCCAACCAAAACGCAAAAGCCAACTTTGAGCAACAAAAAAATATAGACCTTGTTCAAGAAAAGCTTCTTTTTGATATACAAGATTCTCTCAAACTCAAAAACTTCCCAAAACGCATTGAATGTTTAGATATTTCTTCCTTTGGTCGTGTGAATGTCGGTAGTCTCATCTGCTTTATTCAAGGCAAAAAAGCCCCCCACTTTTACCGTAAATATCGCATTGAAAAACCGCAAGATGATTATGGAGCGATTCTGGAAGTGCTCCAAAGAAGAATCAAAAAAGCCAAATTAGAAGATTTGCCTGATCTATTAATCATCGATGGTGGCAAGGGGCATCTCAATGTAGCTGCAAAAGTACTCAATGAATCTAACATCACCACCGTGGATCTTATTGCGCTAAGTAAAGAAAAGTCTCTCCATACAAAGGGTCTTACTCGAGAATGCGTCCACTCCCAAGATCTAAAAAATCCCCTGTTTTTAGACGAGCGCTCAGCAGAGCTCTTCTTGCTCCAACGTATCCGCGATGAAGCCCATCGCTTTGCTCAAAGCTATCAGAAAAAGCGCACCCAAAAACAGCTTATCTACTCTCAGCTCGATTCTATTCCATCTATCGGTCCAAAAAAAAAGAAAATGCTGCTCGATCACTTCAAAAGCGTCGCGAATTTGAAACTCGCTAAAATAGAAGATCTTGAGAAGGTAAAGGGCCTTTCTAAAACCAACATCGCCTATCTGCTTGATTTTATTAACTGACGTTACGCAGTAACTCACACCTATAGGAAGGCTGCAAAGAGCGCTCTACTTCGCATTCCTCCTCTCACAACTCTATGGAGTTGCGTTTGTCGGACATACTTGTATATCTCTCCTTTCGCTCTTCCTCTAGATCGGATTTACTGCGTAACGTCAGTTATCAAAAATCATGCTTGAATATTGCAATCCATAAAGCTTGAGTTTTAAAACCTAAATTTTAGATTTATCCCCCTCATTATCAGTGAGATTGCTCTTTCTTCTTATGTTTTTTACCTTAGAAATGACCTATTGTCATTCCCTGCGGTAAAAACCTCAAGAATTTAAGAGAATCTCCTCATGATACTAAGAGAGATAAATCTAAACTTTAGGTTTTTTAGAAAGAAGCTTGATTTGAAATCATATTTTCGTCATGGTGAAGGTATAAACAGAAAAGTAAACACCTTAAATATTTTATAATAAATACCATGGAACTTTATCTCGTCTTTTTACTTCTCGTATCCTTGCTTTTTGCGCTTTTGATCCAACAAGCCGCCAAATTGCGTGGACGCAGCCCTAGACTCTGGTTTGTTTTAGGGATTTGCTTTGGTCTTCTAGCTTTAGTTGCCCTCTACCTCTTGCCTCAAAAATCCATCAAGGAAGAAAAAGTCATTCCCGTGGCAGTCAATAACCAAGCGATGCCTGAAGAACCTAAAGAAAATGATCCTTCATTCATAGAAACTCCTAAAAATAACGACGCTTCTTACTGGTATTTCATCAATCAGGACAAAAAGACCATCGGACCCATGAGTTTTGAGCACCTTTGCCAAGAATATTTTGAGGGAAAACTACAACAAAGAACCTACATTTGGGCAGATCACATGACAGACTGGGAGCGCTTGGAATCCATGTCCAGGTTATCTGCAGAATTAGCAGACTATCGTCCATCCCCTCCTCCTGCACAAGAAGATCCAGAACAACCTATGAATGGTTAAGCTAATTTTAAAGGTATTATGACTACCAGCTGGCTTTGGTAATGCCTGGAATTTGGCCAGCACTTGCAAGTTCCCTGAAGCATAGCCTTGAGAGCTTGAATTTTCTTAAATAACCACGGCATCTTCCTGTTCTTTCGCAACGATTGCGAAGACGTACAGTAGATGTATTTGGAGACATTTTATTCAACTTAACTCGAGCGACATGTCTTTCTTCTTCAGATAAAGACATATCAAGACTGATTTTTTTCAATTTTTGGCGTTTTTCATAATTGCGTTTGACTAATTCTTGTCGTCTTTTTTGCTTTTCTATACTCGATTTTTTCGCCATATTTTTTAACCTTTACGTCCTTTTGCTTTTTTCTTAGCTGGCCCTTTTTGCCTTTGCTTACGATTTGGATCCTTTTTATTAATCACATATAACCTTCCCTTTCTTCTCACAAGAAGATCTCCCTTGGAAGGATCCGCTTTTACAGATGCTTTTACTTTCATAGTTCAATTCCTTTTAAAATCAAGAGCATACCCCAAAGGGCAAAAAGACGCAATGACTCACTTAAACTGCTGTATGTCAATGATTTAGTCAAAACATTGCAAGATTTGTCTACTTATACTAAACT
Protein-coding regions in this window:
- the oppA_1 gene encoding Oligopeptide-binding protein OppA — translated: MLRKTLLFISCLYLTACSTQSKSQSTLRLNLGSDISTLDPRQAADNYNYIAVSLLYDGLFRIGPDQKPHFAICENYSVSEDQTIYTFCLRKAKWANGKLITAQDFAYSWLTSLNPLNPSPNAYQLFMIKNANEYFANRANEEDVGICVIDDMTLQVTLNHPTPFFIEILCNPPFYPVNSHAAKMDANWHKRLSKLDLTNGPFKLKTWVPNDRLVFEKSPLYWDKKHISLNRIEFSMIEDANTELQLFEKGELDWAGGPISQSLPLASIETLKKRHLLQNSDPYTVSWLLFNTTQKPFDHKKFRRAFSLSLNRKELMEFAKLQNNFLPQSLFPPLMSLGKHYFEDADTQQAKQLFQEALEESNLTKETLPTITIHCPSSEDVQKLVEIVQQQWEKTFDISIKLEKVDWPVYMSLLQQRQFNVGFISWAPEYDDLYYFLNIFKSKENTLNFPGWENKTFKALLDIASAATNTSLRKDLLKRAETIISNEMPMTPTYYRGDDFVVNPQLKGFYFTHIGNLELAYSYFEQ
- the rpmJ gene encoding 50S ribosomal protein L36; this encodes MKVKASVKADPSKGDLLVRRKGRLYVINKKDPNRKQRQKGPAKKKAKGRKG
- the uvrC gene encoding UvrABC system protein C yields the protein MSFDPNRLKQYPSGPGIYLMKDAFGTILYVGKANSLNSRLKQYFQKNSDLRAMIPYLLEKIDSIETIVTNSEKEALILENNLIKKHKPKYNTLFKDDKSYVCIAINIKHSFPTLRLVRYHMRSKRDALYFGPYPNAWVAKQTIQALFSIFQLRQCSDRELQSRSRPCILYGIKKCTAPCTLQISKEEYGKKIEEIIQFLKGNNTKVFKMLESEMQKASKKCAFEKAKMLLDQINTIKKLLERQKVETKFKYNIDCIGFFRLKEDSMITLLSFKKGMLVHSKQYFLSQHIENMKELLETFLIQHYLTIPHLPEVLLVPHLNTPLKVLETILLEKRKKQIKIQTPVKGFKLNLLKMANQNAKANFEQQKNIDLVQEKLLFDIQDSLKLKNFPKRIECLDISSFGRVNVGSLICFIQGKKAPHFYRKYRIEKPQDDYGAILEVLQRRIKKAKLEDLPDLLIIDGGKGHLNVAAKVLNESNITTVDLIALSKEKSLHTKGLTRECVHSQDLKNPLFLDERSAELFLLQRIRDEAHRFAQSYQKKRTQKQLIYSQLDSIPSIGPKKKKMLLDHFKSVANLKLAKIEDLEKVKGLSKTNIAYLLDFIN
- the rpsN gene encoding 30S ribosomal protein S14, with translation MAKKSSIEKQKRRQELVKRNYEKRQKLKKISLDMSLSEEERHVARVKLNKMSPNTSTVRLRNRCERTGRCRGYLRKFKLSRLCFRELASAGQIPGITKASW